Genomic window (Salvelinus fontinalis isolate EN_2023a chromosome 3, ASM2944872v1, whole genome shotgun sequence):
TGTCAGCGAACTGGCCCGAGAGGATCTCCGCATTCTTGCGCAGCCCGTCCCAGTTCTTGTGCATCACGACATCGGACATCTTCCTCGCTGAGGTCCTGCACGAGTTGCGAGATGACAGGGCCAGTGACCTCATCAAGGTACATTACGTTTTCAGGGCACAATTATTGTATTGAAGCCTCCCTAGTCCCTTCCTATGTATGTATCCACAGAAAGTTCCAGAGCATTTGCTATGGAGGAAGGCACTTTCATTATAAAAATGTTTAAACGTTAAACCACAACTGCATTATGTCCTCTGTTCCGCCTGCCTCAGGTCCTACTGTTGTCCCCGCTACTTGAGCACCCTACTCTGCtgtgcccctctgtctctgtgggaGAGGAGACCGCCCTGGAGCTCATGTCTGTGTTTGCCCAGTGCTCCCCCAAATCCCTCCCGCTCCGCTGCCACCTCCTCCTGGCCCTCACCTCCGTGCTCCTCTGCTCCTGCTGTGTTAGCTCACACACCAGCGCCTCCCAAGACTTCCTGGACCTTCTCTTACAGATGGCCCAGGACACCAACGACGCGCAGGCTGGGGCTGCATTACACCCCCTGAGGACAACGGCCTGCGACTGCCTGAGGGAGCTGGAGGCTTGCCTCCCGGGCCTACTATCCCAACGCTTGGAGCTCCTGAGTAGCCTGAGGCAACAGGAAAACTCCAGGCTTCACCAGGCCTACACGGGGCTCCATGCCCTGGCACTGAGGAATGCTGTGTATCTGCTCACCCAGCAGAAAGGGGCTGGGGCTGGAGACCTGAAGGCTGCACTGGGGAGCAACGAGGGGTTTGTGTGGGGGGAGGGTGCAGACTCCGCACACCCAAACACTGAGTCCCACTCAGACTTGGCCCTCTTCTCGCCCCTCACTCTGGGCCCCATGGGAAAAGTTCCTTCCCTGCAGACGGGCCTAGACTGTAAAGAGCTGAGATcgctactctcctccctcctagaGGAGTCCTACCTGCTCACATCCCTATCCCAGGCTGCCCTGCTGCGACGGCTGGTGGAGGTGCTTGCCATGGTGCCTGCAGTCTCCCCGACAATATTCAGGGCACAGCTGCTGCGTCTATTGGGCACATGCAAGGTTAGTAGCAGTCTACTTGTCTAGGATGAGTTATGGAAGAAATGGCAGATTATCCACAGATCTAACCATGCTTGTGTTGTGGTAGAACCTTATCAAGCCAAGCTGTAAAATCTTAAGACTTGTGACCGCATTGTTTAATCTCTCTTGTTGTTGCAGGTGTGTCTTCTGCACACCACTCTGCTGATGAAGGCTGCTTTCACAGACAGCCTGTTCAGCGCAGAGGATGAGGCCTTCCTTCTAAAGCGTCTCGTCGGCCTGTCCCAACACCCCCTACTGAGCACGCCTGAGAAGCTCTTCTACATGGACTGCATCCTGCACTTCCCAGAGAACCGACCAATCAGCAGTGGCGACGAGAGCCTGCCCGTGCTCTTGACCCCTCGGCTAGCCGCGGCCTTAGTGCCCACTGTGTTCAATGAAAGTGTCAGTATGCTGGCTAGACTGAACCTACTCTCTCTGGTctacctggaggaaggagaagaagacagggagggacaggGGGGGAGAGGCCTGGCCTACCTGTATGATCACCTGACCTCCCTTCTCCATATCGTGGAGAACCAGGCCAGTAGGGAGATGGTGGTGACCTTCTTCAGGgcttccttcctcttcctccttcactTCTGCCACGTGGAGCGCTACTCTGAGGACCTGTCTCAAAGGCTGTGTGACCTGTACCTCAGACGCACTCGGCTGGCCCCTCACCTCATCAACCTGGCTGACCGGACCCAGGACCGGCTGGAGGAGTCAGGCTGGGCTGTGGCACTGCTAAGAGCCCTGCAAAGAACCATCACAGAGGCCCCGCTGTCCCAGCTCACCCTGCAAGACCTCCGCTGGCACCTCAGGATCCTGGCCCGTGTGGCAGAGGAAGGGGAAGTCCTCCAGAGAGCCACTCTCAACTTTTTGCTGTGCGTCATCACTTCCTCTTCATCCGCGCTGTGTGTGAGCGGGGACTGGCGTCTGGGGAACGGCGTGCTGGGGGTGTGTCGACGCCTGCTCCTGCACCCCAGCTTGGACTCCCTTCTCACACCGCTGGCTGATCTCCTACAGCACCTCACCTGTCATTATGGTGAAACAGACATCCAGGACCACGCCCGCTTGTACTACACCCTCCTCACCACTCTCTCCCAGGAGAAGCTGGCTGGGGTGTTGGCACAGAGGGGAACAGAAAGGGGGCGGCAGGCCAAAGTGCGCTCGCTGTCTGCCATCATGGGCGAGACCGAGGAACTGACCAGCGGTCTGACCGTGCACCAGACAGAGCGACCGCTGCTGAGGCTGGTCAAACTGGCCAAACATGAACCAGATGAATGCAAACCAGAGCATAAACCAGACAGTGAACCAGCCTGTGAGACTGAGAGTTCCCCAGgacagggagggatagaggactaCAGAGCCCAGTTCCAGAGTTCCAGCTTCGCCTCTGAAATCACCCTCCAATACCACCTCACACACATTGGAGTTCACGACCCCCATTTCGACAAGCTCTTCAGCATCCGCTTGCACTTTGACCTCACGGACGGCCACTATGAGGAAGTGAGTGAC
Coding sequences:
- the ap5b1 gene encoding AP-5 complex subunit beta-1 is translated as MSANWPERISAFLRSPSQFLCITTSDIFLAEVLHELRDDRASDLIKVLLLSPLLEHPTLLCPSVSVGEETALELMSVFAQCSPKSLPLRCHLLLALTSVLLCSCCVSSHTSASQDFLDLLLQMAQDTNDAQAGAALHPLRTTACDCLRELEACLPGLLSQRLELLSSLRQQENSRLHQAYTGLHALALRNAVYLLTQQKGAGAGDLKAALGSNEGFVWGEGADSAHPNTESHSDLALFSPLTLGPMGKVPSLQTGLDCKELRSLLSSLLEESYLLTSLSQAALLRRLVEVLAMVPAVSPTIFRAQLLRLLGTCKVCLLHTTLLMKAAFTDSLFSAEDEAFLLKRLVGLSQHPLLSTPEKLFYMDCILHFPENRPISSGDESLPVLLTPRLAAALVPTVFNESVSMLARLNLLSLVYLEEGEEDREGQGGRGLAYLYDHLTSLLHIVENQASREMVVTFFRASFLFLLHFCHVERYSEDLSQRLCDLYLRRTRLAPHLINLADRTQDRLEESGWAVALLRALQRTITEAPLSQLTLQDLRWHLRILARVAEEGEVLQRATLNFLLCVITSSSSALCVSGDWRLGNGVLGVCRRLLLHPSLDSLLTPLADLLQHLTCHYGETDIQDHARLYYTLLTTLSQEKLAGVLAQRGTERGRQAKVRSLSAIMGETEELTSGLTVHQTERPLLRLVKLAKHEPDECKPEHKPDSEPACETESSPGQGGIEDYRAQFQSSSFASEITLQYHLTHIGVHDPHFDKLFSIRLHFDLTDGHYEEVSDISVPCLFRTRKPPTVRLRLKPKQPYHTTLRASAIFTTEDGLSWHSPLADLHVAFPEVFLPLLAPLGWARENKQRVFEGIWGEICSGQSEGDLTNAATSLFCDQLEDLAVGELVEKHFQRYLVSDLDKGRCKVLFFLPPQSHVLLKVITEEDAVQVHIATDNWKLLPYINSYLEDITKEMHSTQQVNGDV